A section of the Roseovarius sp. W115 genome encodes:
- a CDS encoding NTP transferase domain-containing protein, which yields MTHLEASGAGPAASLCAALAGPVGPPLLVTTADHPLLSAEIITHFVTAAQSSGADLCVGFARRGVIETKFPDTRRTYLPIGARDLSSCNLFYVANPTAKRVLDLWQTVESERKHPWRMARRLGLWFLLRLFLMRRSEAQVFSLLSKRLGAYVQPVILPFADAAVDVDTPDDLTLMRGIFEGRR from the coding sequence GTGACCCATCTGGAGGCCAGCGGCGCCGGTCCGGCCGCCAGCCTGTGCGCTGCGCTTGCCGGGCCCGTCGGTCCGCCGTTGCTTGTGACAACAGCTGATCATCCGCTTCTGAGTGCGGAAATCATCACCCATTTCGTAACTGCGGCGCAGAGTTCAGGGGCCGACCTTTGTGTTGGCTTCGCGCGGCGTGGTGTGATCGAGACCAAGTTCCCGGACACACGTCGCACGTATTTGCCGATTGGGGCGCGTGATCTGTCCAGCTGCAATCTGTTCTATGTCGCCAACCCGACCGCCAAACGTGTCCTCGATCTTTGGCAAACGGTGGAGTCCGAGCGCAAGCATCCCTGGCGCATGGCCAGACGTCTTGGTCTTTGGTTCCTTTTGCGGCTCTTTTTGATGCGGCGCTCCGAGGCGCAGGTCTTCTCGCTGCTGTCCAAACGTTTGGGCGCATATGTCCAACCTGTTATCCTACCGTTCGCTGACGCCGCGGTGGATGTCGACACGCCGGACGACCTGACGCTGATGCGTGGAATTTTCGAGGGTCGACGGTAA
- a CDS encoding lipopolysaccharide biosynthesis protein produces the protein MVETQQQRSAGEEKPPELVSPVRRALKNAGWLLAGKGLGGVFSLIYMGLVARSLGIEQFGIFALILSYIQAIAALAKFESWQTVIRYGAQHLEQQEPQKLRRIMNFSTALDLGSALVGTAIGVAGVYIIGPQLGWNEGDQTIAAYACVFLLFNIRGTPLGILRLFDRFDIAAFAEAVLPSVRLVGALIAWAIGASVFSYLLVWVIAELVTAVALWWSALRELRAKNEEVFKASVFDVVGVRAENPGVWKFAWTTNLDFSLKQVWKHLPVLAVGWWVDAVAAGGFRIATNLVNAVGKPSTLLSWAIFPELAKLKVTEPGQIGMVVRKTSIASALVGVVALLLTILFGKQALWALGGDGYDFAYPVLIILAVATVIELCGMTLESAIVALGFPEAMLTIRSIIAATYAGLLATMVPAFGIFGAGFTAIIASALLLVLILFKFRAIARSVT, from the coding sequence GTGGTTGAAACTCAGCAACAAAGATCGGCCGGGGAAGAAAAGCCGCCAGAGCTTGTCAGCCCCGTACGCAGAGCGCTCAAGAATGCAGGATGGCTTTTGGCGGGCAAAGGATTGGGCGGTGTGTTCAGCCTCATCTATATGGGCCTCGTCGCGCGCAGTCTTGGTATTGAGCAGTTCGGTATTTTCGCGCTTATTTTGTCTTATATTCAGGCTATTGCGGCATTGGCAAAATTTGAATCCTGGCAAACCGTCATTCGCTACGGCGCGCAACATCTCGAACAACAGGAACCCCAAAAGCTGCGGCGCATCATGAATTTCAGTACCGCACTTGATTTAGGGTCTGCGCTGGTTGGCACCGCGATTGGGGTGGCCGGTGTCTATATCATTGGGCCGCAACTTGGCTGGAATGAGGGGGATCAAACCATTGCGGCATACGCCTGTGTTTTCCTGCTTTTCAACATCCGGGGCACACCTTTAGGCATATTGAGGCTGTTTGACCGGTTTGACATCGCTGCTTTTGCAGAGGCTGTGTTGCCAAGCGTTCGTCTGGTTGGGGCGTTAATCGCCTGGGCCATTGGCGCATCGGTCTTTTCGTATCTTCTTGTGTGGGTCATCGCCGAACTGGTCACCGCCGTGGCGCTTTGGTGGAGTGCCCTGCGCGAACTGCGTGCGAAAAACGAAGAGGTTTTCAAGGCATCAGTCTTTGACGTCGTAGGCGTTCGCGCTGAGAATCCCGGGGTTTGGAAATTTGCCTGGACAACCAATCTCGATTTTTCCCTCAAACAAGTGTGGAAACATTTGCCGGTTCTCGCCGTGGGATGGTGGGTTGACGCTGTGGCGGCAGGCGGCTTTCGGATCGCAACCAATCTGGTGAATGCTGTGGGCAAACCCTCAACCCTGCTGTCCTGGGCAATTTTTCCCGAACTGGCAAAGCTCAAAGTAACGGAACCTGGCCAGATCGGTATGGTTGTGCGCAAAACAAGTATTGCCTCTGCCCTCGTCGGCGTTGTCGCGCTTTTGCTGACCATCCTGTTTGGAAAACAGGCCCTTTGGGCGCTGGGTGGGGATGGTTACGATTTTGCTTACCCGGTTCTGATCATATTGGCCGTAGCGACGGTGATCGAGCTTTGCGGGATGACACTTGAATCTGCCATCGTCGCGCTCGGATTCCCGGAGGCGATGTTGACTATCCGCTCAATTATTGCCGCGACCTATGCAGGTCTGCTGGCCACGATGGTGCCCGCATTTGGCATTTTTGGTGCGGGGTTCACCGCAATAATTGCATCTGCTCTTTTGCTGGTTTTGATCCTGTTCAAGTTTCGCGCTATAGCACGCTCAGTCACGTAA
- a CDS encoding aspartyl/asparaginyl beta-hydroxylase domain-containing protein, whose amino-acid sequence MNAEQPIKPEGLNKTKRKVVKRLGKRIMRWVADFQSRQSLVPDTPFIDPALFPFLQEFEEQSDAILTELRGILEHREAIPGFEQVSPDQYRIAVAKQWKTFVLYGFGEALPKNCKSAPVTAELLGRTPNIQTAWFSILAPGYHIPAHTGVTKGIVRAHLGLIIPQEREKCRIRVDQEYRAWEKGKIIVLDDTYEHEVWNDTDEERVVLLFDFDRPMKWRARVLNKLLMRALKMTAFYQEPRKNLADFESRFEAATQRADKTLESLSD is encoded by the coding sequence ATGAACGCAGAACAGCCGATTAAGCCCGAGGGGTTGAATAAGACCAAACGCAAAGTCGTAAAGCGTCTGGGAAAACGCATCATGCGTTGGGTCGCCGACTTCCAATCGCGTCAAAGCTTGGTGCCGGACACTCCGTTTATCGATCCTGCACTTTTTCCGTTTTTGCAGGAATTTGAAGAGCAGTCAGATGCCATTCTCACCGAGCTGCGGGGGATACTCGAACATCGCGAGGCGATTCCGGGATTTGAGCAGGTGTCGCCTGATCAGTATCGGATTGCGGTGGCCAAACAGTGGAAGACATTTGTTCTTTACGGGTTCGGAGAGGCGCTTCCCAAAAATTGCAAATCCGCGCCAGTCACCGCAGAGCTTTTGGGGCGAACACCAAACATTCAGACCGCATGGTTCTCGATTTTGGCACCCGGTTATCACATCCCCGCGCATACCGGCGTCACCAAGGGCATCGTGCGGGCGCATTTGGGGCTGATCATCCCTCAGGAGCGCGAGAAATGCCGTATTCGCGTTGATCAGGAATACCGCGCTTGGGAAAAAGGCAAGATTATTGTGCTCGATGATACCTACGAGCATGAGGTCTGGAACGACACAGACGAAGAACGGGTTGTTCTGCTTTTCGACTTTGATCGTCCCATGAAGTGGCGCGCCAGAGTTTTGAACAAGCTTCTGATGCGGGCGTTGAAAATGACTGCCTTCTACCAGGAGCCCCGCAAAAACCTGGCTGATTTTGAGTCTCGCTTCGAGGCCGCAACGCAACGCGCCGATAAAACCCTTGAGAGCTTGAGCGACTAG
- a CDS encoding adenylate/guanylate cyclase domain-containing protein, which translates to MRKSSKGLLRTYLGDGPSEAVWNGTIKRGERTTIEAVVMFCDLRGFTAMSDSSSQEQVFEALNGYFDLVVQSVEENGGDVLKFIGDGILSIFPISDPADRAKQCRNAARAAQDAMAGLAALNLNRNEAGQPSLDFGVGIDAGRVSYGNIGSPGRLDFTVLGGAVNIASRIEGLTKTTGSRILATTVVAAATPDLFSSCGPFEIRGLADPIELFTPIEPSN; encoded by the coding sequence ATGCGCAAATCATCCAAAGGCCTCTTGCGTACATATCTCGGGGATGGGCCGTCTGAGGCCGTTTGGAACGGCACGATCAAACGCGGTGAGCGCACGACCATCGAGGCGGTTGTCATGTTCTGCGACCTACGCGGCTTCACCGCGATGTCCGATAGCTCGTCTCAAGAGCAGGTTTTCGAGGCATTGAACGGGTACTTTGATCTTGTTGTGCAGTCGGTCGAGGAAAATGGTGGCGATGTCCTTAAATTCATAGGCGATGGCATACTGTCGATTTTCCCGATTTCAGACCCAGCGGATCGCGCCAAACAATGTCGAAACGCGGCGCGTGCGGCGCAAGATGCGATGGCCGGACTGGCGGCTCTCAACCTCAATCGAAACGAGGCAGGCCAGCCGTCTTTAGATTTCGGTGTTGGGATCGACGCGGGACGGGTCAGTTACGGCAACATTGGTAGTCCCGGCAGGCTGGATTTTACGGTGCTTGGCGGCGCGGTGAACATCGCAAGTCGTATCGAGGGGCTGACCAAGACCACCGGCAGCCGGATTTTGGCAACAACCGTTGTGGCGGCTGCCACGCCTGATTTGTTTTCCTCGTGTGGTCCCTTCGAAATACGTGGACTGGCGGATCCAATAGAGTTGTTCACGCCTATCGAGCCGTCAAATTAA
- a CDS encoding DUF3095 domain-containing protein — protein sequence MTEFSFYDGLPKFTDFADMSDEGHYSSLPDDWWIGTSDVKGSTEAVQNGKYKTVNMVGAAVISAQINVHSGACFPYIFGGDGASFAVPPSWKDRASDALAAVKLWAQEEFEMHLRVGMVPVSHIRAAGFDVKVARFQASEGVDYAMFTGGGLNWAETQMKAGKHSVPEANEGAQPDLTGLSCRWSHMPSKNGVILSMIVMPHDDVPWPTFTEFVSRVLDRTNRLESFGHPSAKEGPGVSWPPAGATLEAHAQRGTGSLGKARRKALFESFVAWVLIKTGLKVGGFDARRYRRIVGENADFRKFEDGLKMTLDCDTETEADLRSLLEEAAKDGIIHFGLHTQSEAMLTCIVPSIMEDNHVHFVDGASGGYTAASRFLKV from the coding sequence ATGACCGAATTCTCGTTCTACGACGGTTTACCCAAATTCACCGATTTCGCCGACATGTCCGACGAGGGGCATTATTCCTCATTGCCCGACGACTGGTGGATCGGAACGTCCGACGTCAAGGGTTCAACCGAAGCCGTCCAAAACGGAAAATACAAAACGGTGAACATGGTCGGGGCCGCTGTGATTTCGGCCCAAATCAATGTGCATAGCGGGGCTTGTTTCCCGTATATTTTCGGCGGTGATGGCGCAAGCTTTGCTGTCCCGCCTTCTTGGAAGGACCGCGCGAGCGATGCATTGGCTGCGGTGAAGCTCTGGGCGCAGGAAGAATTTGAAATGCACCTGCGCGTCGGCATGGTGCCCGTTTCACACATTCGCGCAGCGGGGTTTGATGTAAAGGTCGCCCGGTTCCAAGCCTCAGAAGGCGTCGACTACGCGATGTTTACCGGCGGTGGGCTCAACTGGGCGGAAACGCAAATGAAAGCGGGCAAGCATTCTGTTCCAGAGGCAAATGAGGGGGCGCAGCCAGATTTAACCGGGTTGTCTTGCCGGTGGAGCCACATGCCCAGCAAAAACGGTGTCATCCTGTCAATGATCGTGATGCCACATGATGATGTGCCTTGGCCCACATTCACCGAATTCGTTTCGCGCGTGCTTGACCGGACAAATCGCCTGGAGTCCTTTGGCCACCCCTCCGCAAAGGAAGGTCCGGGCGTTTCGTGGCCTCCCGCCGGTGCCACGCTTGAGGCGCATGCACAGCGCGGGACAGGATCGCTTGGCAAAGCGCGTCGGAAGGCGTTGTTTGAGAGTTTTGTCGCGTGGGTGCTCATCAAAACCGGCCTCAAGGTTGGAGGCTTTGATGCCCGCAGGTATCGTCGCATCGTTGGGGAAAATGCTGATTTTCGAAAATTCGAGGACGGGCTCAAAATGACGCTGGATTGCGACACTGAGACCGAAGCGGATTTGCGGTCTTTGCTCGAAGAAGCTGCGAAAGATGGGATTATCCATTTTGGCCTACATACTCAGTCCGAGGCCATGCTGACTTGCATTGTGCCCTCTATCATGGAGGACAATCATGTTCATTTCGTTGATGGGGCCTCTGGTGGGTACACCGCAGCTTCCCGGTTTTTGAAAGTCTGA
- a CDS encoding Crp/Fnr family transcriptional regulator: protein MESITTHHIIEAVGWLAVAFKLATFSMNSMIWLRVLVILSSVCFIIYSAVFQIWPLLAIEVILLAINAYRLYELIALRRLVTHMTDESEADFSAAMAYGKRRDIEAGDVLFEKGDAVDCMYYLAEGLVEIEGQNVTVPAGNIFGEMAFFNSSAERMATVRCVEDTVVYEVNEKRFTRLQYEDPKFAMSVMRLVTKRLVANAAQTQEA, encoded by the coding sequence ATGGAATCCATCACCACACACCATATCATTGAAGCCGTTGGCTGGCTCGCAGTTGCCTTCAAGTTGGCGACGTTTTCGATGAATTCGATGATCTGGCTGCGTGTCCTCGTGATTTTGTCGTCGGTCTGCTTCATCATCTATAGCGCAGTGTTTCAGATCTGGCCGCTTCTGGCGATTGAGGTCATCCTGCTCGCCATCAACGCCTATCGGCTCTATGAACTCATCGCACTTCGCAGACTGGTGACGCATATGACGGACGAGTCCGAAGCTGATTTCTCCGCGGCTATGGCCTATGGCAAAAGACGGGACATCGAGGCGGGTGATGTCCTTTTCGAAAAGGGTGATGCGGTTGACTGCATGTATTACCTGGCCGAGGGGCTCGTCGAAATCGAAGGGCAGAATGTGACTGTCCCTGCGGGCAATATCTTTGGCGAAATGGCGTTCTTCAACAGCAGTGCTGAGCGCATGGCGACGGTGCGGTGCGTAGAGGATACGGTTGTCTACGAAGTCAATGAGAAACGCTTTACGCGGTTGCAGTATGAAGACCCTAAATTTGCCATGTCCGTGATGCGCCTCGTCACCAAACGGCTCGTGGCCAACGCCGCACAAACGCAAGAGGCGTAG
- a CDS encoding MATE family efflux transporter, with protein MTTGSNAKFTTGSVMRHVTVSSFTASIGLMAIYAVDLIDLIFISMLGHEEMAAAAGYASALMFFTSAINIGLSVAAGVLVSRSIGEEDELEAREYATSTAMLVMLTGIAIPLILLINVEFFVGLLGATGEVAELAATYLWIVVPFTWVSGLSMVTVASLRCYGEHRLAMYPSLFGALTNAVLDPIFIFALGMGLPGAAWATVAARFVTLGLALYPALRKHNAFVRPNLRLLWRDLQTVTHFASRAVLASVATPIGTAIVTREMSKFGSEAVAGMAVIGRMTPVAFSVIWALSGAIGPIIGQNFGAGHVDRVRRAYLDAIKFVAIYVVCVTMILLAFRGPVADLFNAANLTRELIFLYCFPIALSSFFSGAVFVASASFNTLGRPSYSTWLNWGQNTLGTWPFVVAGGVLMGAQGVLIGQALGSVIFASIAIVLGWRLIKNPPQENMRHRSHSALFGHGSLIAHTLQKHMDGK; from the coding sequence ATGACGACCGGGAGCAACGCGAAATTTACGACCGGCAGTGTCATGCGGCACGTTACGGTTTCCTCTTTCACGGCCAGCATTGGCCTGATGGCGATCTATGCGGTCGATCTGATTGACCTGATTTTCATCTCGATGCTCGGGCACGAGGAGATGGCCGCTGCGGCGGGCTATGCCAGCGCTTTGATGTTCTTTACCAGCGCAATCAATATTGGCCTGTCGGTTGCGGCGGGCGTTTTGGTGTCACGCTCGATCGGCGAGGAGGATGAGCTGGAGGCCCGCGAATACGCCACAAGCACCGCGATGCTTGTTATGCTGACCGGGATTGCCATTCCTCTGATTTTATTGATTAATGTCGAATTTTTCGTGGGCCTTCTCGGGGCCACGGGTGAGGTGGCTGAGCTGGCGGCAACCTATCTTTGGATTGTTGTGCCATTCACTTGGGTATCAGGCCTGTCGATGGTCACGGTCGCATCGCTCAGATGCTACGGTGAGCATCGGTTGGCGATGTACCCATCCCTTTTCGGGGCGCTGACCAATGCGGTGCTTGATCCGATTTTCATCTTCGCGCTTGGCATGGGTCTGCCGGGCGCAGCATGGGCCACAGTCGCAGCGCGGTTCGTCACGCTGGGCCTTGCCCTTTATCCCGCGTTGCGCAAACACAATGCGTTTGTCCGCCCTAACTTGCGCTTGCTCTGGCGTGATCTTCAGACGGTGACACATTTCGCCAGCCGGGCCGTGCTGGCCAGTGTGGCAACACCCATTGGCACGGCGATCGTGACACGCGAAATGTCGAAATTCGGGTCTGAGGCCGTGGCCGGGATGGCCGTGATCGGGAGAATGACGCCAGTGGCCTTCTCGGTCATTTGGGCTCTGTCGGGCGCCATCGGGCCAATCATCGGACAGAATTTCGGGGCCGGCCATGTGGACCGGGTCAGACGCGCCTATCTCGATGCCATCAAGTTTGTTGCGATCTATGTGGTCTGTGTGACCATGATTTTGTTGGCCTTCCGGGGTCCGGTTGCTGATCTTTTCAATGCCGCGAACCTGACAAGGGAGTTAATTTTCCTCTACTGCTTTCCCATTGCGCTCTCGTCGTTCTTCAGTGGCGCCGTCTTTGTGGCGAGTGCGTCGTTCAATACGCTGGGTCGCCCGTCTTATTCGACCTGGTTGAATTGGGGGCAGAACACCCTGGGCACATGGCCGTTTGTCGTCGCCGGTGGCGTCTTGATGGGGGCGCAGGGCGTTTTGATCGGACAGGCGCTTGGCAGCGTCATTTTTGCCTCAATCGCGATTGTGTTGGGCTGGCGGCTGATCAAGAATCCGCCGCAGGAAAACATGCGCCATCGCAGCCACAGCGCGCTTTTTGGTCATGGCAGCCTCATTGCCCATACCCTCCAGAAACATATGGACGGCAAATGA
- the bfr gene encoding bacterioferritin gives MQGDSKVIDYLNAALRSELTAISQYWLHYKLQEDWGLGHMAKKSREESIEEMHHADKLMERIIFLEGHPNLQKLDALRIGQTPKETLECDLAAEHEARALYKEAREHCDKVGDHVSKDLFDGLLRDEEGHIDFLETQLDLLDKIGPENYAQLNASRMDEAE, from the coding sequence ATGCAAGGCGACAGTAAAGTTATCGACTATTTGAACGCGGCCCTGCGCAGCGAATTGACCGCGATCAGCCAATATTGGCTGCACTACAAACTGCAGGAGGACTGGGGCCTCGGCCATATGGCCAAAAAGAGTCGCGAGGAAAGCATCGAGGAGATGCATCACGCCGATAAACTAATGGAGCGCATCATCTTTCTCGAAGGTCACCCCAATCTGCAAAAACTGGACGCCCTGCGCATCGGTCAAACCCCCAAAGAAACCCTCGAGTGTGATCTGGCGGCGGAACACGAGGCCCGAGCGCTTTATAAAGAAGCCCGAGAACATTGCGACAAGGTTGGGGATCACGTGTCAAAGGATCTCTTTGATGGTCTTTTACGAGACGAAGAAGGCCACATTGATTTCCTTGAAACTCAGCTCGACCTTCTCGACAAAATCGGCCCCGAAAATTACGCCCAACTGAACGCGTCCAGGATGGATGAGGCAGAGTAA
- a CDS encoding (2Fe-2S)-binding protein, producing the protein MIICHCRTITDRDVHAAINWMRASDHTTLITPGKVYKALGKSADCGGCMSLFLATMRSNPNLEVPMELRNIRCGSTQEKRECKATVKLSTI; encoded by the coding sequence ATGATCATCTGTCACTGCCGAACCATTACCGACCGCGACGTTCACGCCGCAATAAACTGGATGCGGGCCTCTGATCACACCACACTGATCACACCTGGCAAAGTATACAAAGCACTTGGAAAGTCGGCGGATTGCGGCGGATGCATGTCGCTTTTTCTGGCGACGATGCGCAGCAACCCCAATCTGGAAGTACCCATGGAACTCCGCAACATAAGATGCGGATCAACACAGGAAAAAAGAGAATGCAAGGCGACAGTAAAGTTATCGACTATTTGA
- the recJ gene encoding single-stranded-DNA-specific exonuclease RecJ codes for MTGFLGVTSSLTGRQWVGPSPETDRLAEAMAQATALPRALCQTLSRLGVSSDAAEAYLAPKLRDLMPDPRSLKDMEAAAARFLQAVDAKEKIAVFADYDVDGGSSAALLIDWLRQMGRAATLYVPDRIDEGYGPNAPAMAELAAAHDLILCVDCGTLSHDALAAAKGADVIVLDHHLGGETLPPALAVVNPNRQDESGELAHLCAAAVVFLMLVEAGRQLREAGKRGPDLMAMLDLVALATVADVAPLRDVNRAFVRTGLSVMANRARPGLVALSDVARLDAAPNAYHLGFVFGPRVNAGGRVGRADLGARLLACNDLHEAKSLAEKLNELNVERQDVEAGVRAAALDQAEERGLEAPLVWAAGDGWHPGVVGIVASRLKEATNRPAIVIGFDGDEGKGSGRSVSGVDLGHAIQKLAAEGLLIKGGGHKMAAGLTVAREKLEAAMDRLSKLLAKQGAGQSGPADLRLDGLLMPGGATTELVEQIEAAGPFGAGAPGPRYAFADQGVSFAKRVGDSHLKLRFGDGTGPTLDAIAFGAFDTPLGQALEQHGGARFHLAGRLDINTWGGRQTVQLRLEDAALA; via the coding sequence GTGACCGGCTTTCTCGGCGTCACCTCTTCCCTGACGGGCCGACAATGGGTCGGCCCCTCTCCCGAGACAGACCGGCTGGCCGAGGCCATGGCGCAGGCCACCGCCCTGCCCCGCGCTTTGTGCCAAACCCTGAGCCGCCTTGGTGTCTCCAGCGACGCAGCGGAGGCTTATCTTGCGCCCAAGCTGCGCGACCTGATGCCTGATCCGCGCAGTTTGAAAGATATGGAAGCTGCCGCTGCGCGGTTTTTGCAGGCTGTGGATGCAAAAGAAAAAATCGCTGTATTCGCCGATTATGATGTCGATGGCGGATCCTCGGCAGCACTGCTGATCGACTGGCTGCGTCAGATGGGGCGCGCCGCTACCCTCTATGTGCCGGACCGCATCGACGAAGGCTATGGCCCCAATGCCCCGGCCATGGCCGAACTTGCGGCGGCGCATGACCTGATCCTCTGCGTTGATTGCGGCACGCTCAGCCACGATGCACTGGCCGCGGCAAAGGGCGCGGACGTGATCGTGCTGGATCACCATCTGGGAGGTGAAACCCTGCCGCCCGCTTTGGCCGTGGTGAACCCCAACCGCCAAGACGAGAGCGGCGAACTGGCGCATCTCTGCGCTGCGGCTGTCGTGTTTCTTATGCTGGTCGAGGCCGGCCGCCAACTGCGTGAGGCAGGCAAGCGAGGCCCCGACCTCATGGCCATGCTCGACCTCGTGGCGCTGGCAACGGTCGCAGATGTAGCCCCGCTGCGCGATGTGAACCGCGCCTTTGTGCGCACAGGTCTGTCCGTGATGGCCAACCGCGCCCGCCCGGGGCTTGTGGCGCTGTCCGATGTGGCTCGGCTTGATGCTGCGCCCAATGCCTATCACCTCGGCTTTGTTTTTGGGCCGCGCGTGAATGCCGGGGGACGTGTTGGGCGCGCCGATCTGGGGGCGCGTCTTCTGGCGTGCAATGACCTCCATGAAGCCAAGTCTCTGGCCGAAAAACTCAACGAACTCAATGTAGAACGGCAAGATGTTGAAGCAGGTGTCCGCGCTGCTGCACTGGATCAGGCCGAAGAGCGCGGGCTGGAGGCCCCGCTTGTCTGGGCCGCCGGAGACGGCTGGCATCCCGGTGTTGTCGGCATCGTCGCCTCACGCCTGAAAGAGGCCACCAACCGCCCTGCCATTGTCATAGGCTTCGACGGTGATGAAGGCAAAGGTTCGGGGCGCTCAGTCTCAGGCGTCGATCTGGGACATGCGATCCAGAAATTGGCCGCAGAGGGGCTTTTGATCAAAGGCGGCGGGCACAAAATGGCCGCCGGTCTGACCGTCGCACGAGAAAAACTTGAGGCCGCCATGGACCGGCTCTCCAAGCTTCTGGCGAAACAGGGCGCGGGCCAATCCGGCCCGGCTGATTTGCGACTGGACGGGTTGCTGATGCCGGGCGGGGCCACAACCGAGCTTGTCGAACAGATTGAGGCCGCTGGCCCTTTCGGCGCAGGCGCGCCGGGCCCCCGTTACGCCTTTGCCGATCAAGGTGTTAGTTTTGCCAAACGCGTCGGCGACAGCCACCTGAAATTGCGCTTTGGCGACGGCACCGGCCCCACGCTTGATGCCATTGCTTTTGGGGCCTTTGACACGCCGCTCGGGCAGGCCTTGGAACAACATGGCGGCGCACGTTTCCACCTGGCCGGACGGCTCGACATCAACACTTGGGGCGGCCGCCAGACCGTGCAACTGCGGCTGGAAGATGCTGCCCTCGCTTGA